Genomic DNA from Ensifer adhaerens:
ATCCAGACCGGGATGCGCACGAACAGGATTGCAAACAGAAACAGGACAGCCAGAAGGCCGATGAGGGAAGCGCTCATAATACACTATCCTGACCGGCCTGCGAGGACGCCGTTGCGTCGGGCCAGATGACTGCGGCCGCGGCCGAGAGAATGCTGTTGAGGACACCGAAGAGCGCGAAGCTCCAGACGATCCAGACGGGGAAGCCGAATTCCGGTTTGACATCACCATAGATATAGGCGTCATGGGCCGGCTTCAGCATCGCCCAGAAGATGAAGCAAAGGATGACAATGCCTGCAGTATTGGCGATCATTTTCATGACCTTGACGGCCCTGGGGCTGACAAGACCGTCGATGAGGTCGATCACCACCGGCTGCCCTTCGAAAATGACGGCAGGCAAGGCCAGGTAGACACTGATCGTCAGGCAAATCTCCACCAGGTCATAGGCACCCACGATGGGCGCGTTGAACATATAGCGCATGAAGACATTTGCAACCGTAATCCCCATCATGACGACGAGCGACAGGATGGCAATGATCAGGAGCAATAGGAAATAGCGCTCCAGCAGGCGCACAATCGCCGGTGACTTTTGCATGATTTAATTCCCGTGGAAGACATCGACTGGGCCGTGTCGGTGTCCGACACGGCCCACACCAAGTCATTTCGTGTAAGCTGCGAGGAACGCGCTTCCGGGCTTGCCAGCGGCATCGACCGCCGACACCGCCTTGGTGACGATGGGCTCGACCGCCTTCTTGAACGGTGCCAGCTGATCGTCGGTCAGGGTCGTGATCTCGACCTTGTTGTCGATCATATATTGACGGCCTTCCGCTTCGCTGGCATCCCAGAGCTTGCCGAAGGTGGCGGCACGATCCGGGCCCGTCGTCTCTTCGATCAGCTTCTGGTCCTCCTTGCTCAGTCCGTCGAACGTTGCCTTGTTCATCACCAGGGCAAAGGTGGCAGACGCCAGACCCGGTTCAAGCGAATGCTTGGCGACAGAGCCGATATTGAACGACTTGGTTGCCTCATAGGGGAACATGGCGCCGTCGGCGATGCCTTTGGAAAGCGAATCCACGGTTTCCGCCGGCGGGATCGGCAGTGGCGCCGCGCCGAAGGCTGTCAGCATGTCCTTGAAGACAGTGCCGGCGTAACGCACGCGAAGGCCCTTGATATCGTCGACGCTCTTGATCTCCTTTTTTGTCGTGTGGAGCTTCAAGGGCGGCGTCACGGCCATCCAGAGGATCTTGGTGTTGGGATGCTCCGCGGCGAGATATTCGGGCGCCAGTTCCGTCAGCCGCTTCGACATGATCTCGCTGGTCTTGCCGGCCGACGGGAAGGTCAGCGGCAGACCGGCGATTTCGGTCACCGGAAAACGGCCGGGGGTGGCGCTGTGCAGGACGATCGCGATGTCAACGATCTTGTTGGCGGCCATTTCGAACTGACGGTTCGGCGGGCCAAGCTGACCGGCCGGGAAGATTTCAAGGTTGAGCTCCCCCTTGGATTTCTCCTTCAGTTCGGCGCCCCAGGCCTCCAGTTCTTTCTGCCATGCATTGTTCGGTGGCAGGAAGCTCGAGACCTTCAGGGTCGTCTGCGCGACGGCCGGCGAAATTCCGACTGCCAAGACCGCAGCCGTCAGCATGCTTCGAAGAATTCTAGTGTTCATTGGTTCCTCCTCTATTCATGAACGAAACGTTCGTTGTCGCTCGCGGGACCCGTGCCAGTGTATTTTCGACGCAAATCCCGCAGCTTCCTCACCACCCCTCAAAGGTCCGGCAGCTCAAGGATCAACGCTCCTCGCTGATCGGGTTACGCAAAATACCGAGCTTTTCGATTTCGACTTCGACGGTATCGCCAGGACGCATCCAAAGTGGCGGATTGCGCTTGGCGCCGACGCCTCCCGGCGTGCCGGTGGCGATCACGTCGCCCGGCTCAAGGCGCGTGAATTGCGAGCAATATTCAATGATGCGGGCAACGTCGAAGATCATCATATCAAAGGTTGCATCCTGCACGACTTGGCCATTCAGGCGGGTCTGGATGCGCAGCTGCTCAAGCGGGCCGAGCTCATCCGGTGTCATCATCCAGGGACCAAAGGCACCGGTGTCGGGGAAGTTCTTGCCGGGGGTGAACTGATGCGTATGGCGCTGGTAGTCGCGAATGCTGCCGTCGTTGTAGATCGAGTAGGCAGCGACATACGACAGGGCGTCTTCGCGTGAGATATAGCGACCCGGCTTGCCGATGATGATGGCGAGCTCGCCTTCGTAATCGAGATCGCCAGAAACCTTTGGCTTCACGATCGGGGCGAGGTGGCCCGTCTGGCTGTTGAAAAAGCGGGCAAAGATCGTCGGGTTTTCGACGACACTGCGGCCGGTTTCCCGCCGGTGCTCTTCGTAATTCAGGCCGACGCAAAGGATCTTGTCTGGGTTCGGAATGACAGGTAGCCATGTCAGGGCCGAAACGGGAAGGCTGGCGGCCGCGCCTTTGGCCTCCGCGACGCCTGCGAGGTTTGCAGCGACAGCCGCCTTCAGATCGGCATAGCGCGAGGTGAGCGCCGCACCGACGTCAAAGAAGGTGTCGTTTTCGACGACGCCCCAGGTTGTGCGTCCGTCCACCGCAACGGTTGCAAGCTTCATGTCTTATGTCTCCTTCTTCAGAGGCTGTTGGCCAGTTCGGCCAGCCGAAGTTTCAGGTCTGCTGTGTTGCGCGCAGCGCCAAAGACGTAGTGGTCGGGACGCACGAGGACGGCGCTGACGCCGTGTCGGTCGAACCAGTCGGCCATGACGCTGTCCTTCTCTTCAAGCCCGTCACCGGAACCGTTTCCTGCAGGGTGAATTTTCGTCACCGTTAGGCCGATCTTGTCGTGCAGGGCAGCATCACCGCCGGCATCGATTTCCTTGCTGCGTCCGTCCAGGATCAGGCGCCACCCGGTTCCGGCAACCTTGTCGAGCAGCTTGCCCGAGCCATTGACTGCAATGGCCGGCTGCGGAAAGAGGGTGCCGCGGGCAGGGACGTCCTCTGCGGCCAAGACGCCCTCGCGCAGCGGCGGTACGATTTCCTGGCGCGTATAGGTCGGGGGCGTCCCACCGCCCTCGGCCAGGATGCGAGCGTCGCGGGCCGCAGCCGCTTCCGGATCGAGGATACAGATCGTCTCGCCGATCGCCTTGATGCGGCCTGTCAGTTCCTCGACATGGCGCTTCCGCTCCCGTCCATAGGTGTCGAGAAGGCTGCCCGGCGAGCGTCCACGCATGACCCTGTCGAGCTTCCAGATCAGGTTCGTCACGTCCCGCAGACCCTGGCACATGCCCTGGCCGATGAAGGGCGGTTGCTGGTGGGCCGCGTCGCCCGCAATGAAGATGCGACCGTTGCGCCACTTGTCGGCAACCAGCGCATGGAACCGATAGGACGCGGCACGCCAGAGATCGCCGTCCTGCGGCGTCAGCCAGGGTGACAGCAGTTTCCAGACGTTTTCCGGATTCTCCATTTCGCGTGGGTTTTCACCAGGCAACAGCATGATTTCCCATCGGCGATGGTTCTTGGGGCCGATGACGAAGCTCGTGGGACGCGCCGGGTTGCAAAATTGCGCCGAATTCTTCGGAAGCTTCTCCAGCCCGCTTTCATGGACCTGGACATCGACAACCAGCCAGGGTTCATCGAAGATCAGATCCTCAAGGCGGATGCCGGCGAAGTCGCGCACCCGGCTCGACGCACCGTCGCAGCCGATGGCATAGCGGGCGCTGACCTTGCGCGTCGACCCGTCCGCATTCTTCAGCTCCGCGATGATCTTGTCGTCCAACTGACGAATGTCCATCATCTCGACGCCGAGCTCGACCGTGACGTTGTCGAAGCTTTCCGCATGGCGGCGCATGATCGCTTCGACCGGCGGCTGCGTGAAGACCATGCTCGGCGTGTAGCCGAGGGGATAGGGCGCCGGTACCATGTCGATGCGTCTGATGAGCTGGCCATCGGCACCGAAATGTTCGGATGCCGTGAAAGGAGCGATATGAGGCATGACCGCCTCTGCAATGCCCATATTGTCGAAATGGCGCAGAATTTCGTGATCGAGGGCGATGGCACGTGGCTTGTCGTAGATACCGGTCAGCTTGTCGATGACGAGGGTGCGGTGCCCCAATCGGCCAAGCATGCCCGCGGCGATCGCGCCTGCCGGGCCGAAGCCGACGACAAGAACATCAAATTCGCTGGCTGAAATCGTTTGGTCTTGCATATCCAACTGCCTGCTGTTGCTCGCTGTCTTGAAGATCAGCCCGCAAAAAACGGAACTGAAACCTGGGCTTTCTTGCATTCTTCGCTCTTGGGCGGCGCAATGCCCCAATGATCGGTCCGGCCCGGCCGCCAGACCCAATCGGCGGGGCCGCCCACCCGGTAGGTGTCATCGACCTGGAGAACCTCGGCCGTGTACTCGACGACGACACCGCTCGGATCGACGAAATAGGCAAACACGTTGTCTCCGGGACCGTGCCGGCCCACCCCCCAGCCGATCGGATAGCCGGCGTCCTTGACGTCGCCGGAGCCGCGCATCACCGATTCGAGATCGGGAAGCAGAAAGGCGATGTGATTGAGTCCGTTCACCGGCGCTTCCGCCAGCACAACGGCGTGGTGGTCGTCGTTGCAGCGCAGGAAAGCCATCATCTTGGACCGGTCGGTCAGCTGGAAGCCAAGTGCCTTCTGATAAAAGCTCGACAGGTCCTCGATCGCCGCGCTGTTGATATTGACATGGGCGAGGCGCAACGGCCTGTTCGGGACGAGCCTAGATTCCTTGCGCGTGTCCCCATGGACGAATTCGATCGTCGATCCCTGCGGCTCGCGGATGACGATGCGCTGACCGCCCGACGGCGCATCCGCCAGCCCCATTGTCTTCAGCAGCGTTGCCCCGTTTGCCACCAGGTCCCGTTCGAGGCGGTCGAGATCGCTCTCGGAGCGAACCCGGAAGGTGATCTTGCGCAAAGCGGCCTCGGGGCCGGGCTTGAGTTCCAGCACATGGAAATCATCACCACTGGCGGAGAGGAAGACCTTGTCGTTCTGCCTTGCGGCGATCTCGAGGCCCCAGACCTTCGTGTAGAAGGCCACGGACGTTTCGATGTCCGGGGTCGAAATCTCGACGCTCCTCAGCGCAGTGATGGGAAAGTCAGACATTCGATACCTCGGCGAGATTGAGGAACGCCGCCGCGTTGCGGCTGGCGATCTTTTCCTGACGTTCAAGACTGTCGAAAGCAGCCTCGAGCCGCGCCAATGGCGCACGTTCATGGAAGTTGAAGGGATAATCCGTGCCAATCATCAGCCGGTCTTCACCGAAGACATCGGCCAGATGGCGCAACGTCGGCTCATTATAGACGAGCGCGTCATACCAGAAGCGGCGCGCCTGCTCGCCAGGGTCCTCTTCGACCGCGTCGCGAAGCGCCGGGAAGATCTTCCAGCCCTCGCGAAGGCGTGGCAGCAGGCTGGCAAGCGTTCCGCCACCGTGGCTGAAGGCGATGCGCAGCCTGGGCAATTTCAACAGCAGGTTGGAGGTGAGGCAGGACGCGGCCGCAAGGCCGATATCCGTCGGATAGGCCAGGACCTGCTGCAGGGGAGGCGGGCCCACGAGACGGTCCATCCCGGCAGGTCGCACAGCATGGACAAAGATTGCCGCTCCCAGCCGCTCGGCCTCCTCGAAAAAGGGAAGGAACTGCGGATGGCCAATGGCGAGCCCGTTGACATTGCTGCCGATCTCGACACCGCAAAAGCCGCAGTCGAGAACGAGGCGTCGCAGCTCTGCGATGGCGCGATCAATGTCCTGCAGGGGAACGGCGCCGAGTCCGACGAAGCGTCCTTTTCCCTTTTCGACCATCGCGGCAATCGTGTCGTTGATGTGGCGCAGGAGGTCGTTCGCCTGGGCTGCATCCATCCAGTAGCTGAACAGTTCCGGCATGGGTGAGAGCGCCTGGACGGCTACGCCCATCCGCTCCATGTCCTCGAGCCGCCGCTCGACCGACCAGCAGCCATCGTTCACCGTTCGATAGTTCTTCCCGTCAATGACGACAGTGCGATGGCATCCGTCGGCGGGGACCATCGAGGGCAATGACTTCGGTGGGGTCGCACCGGCATAGGCGGGAAAGTCAAAGGGAACGACATGGCAATGGGTGTCGATGGCCCCGCATGCGCAGCCGCGCAGACTCAACTTGGATACCCGTTCCTGCTTGCTCGCCAATTCATGCTCCCCCACCGTCGATCTCACCAATAAAATGCAAAATCGGTTTTGTAAATCTAAAATTTATAAATTACCTTGTTTGAGGTTTGCGTGTATAAAACAGCTGCAACATTTTCAGCGGTTACCATGGATCACGATCTCATCGAGCGCCCCGCGCCGGCGCCCCAGACGCAGGCGACAAACATTTACGAGCGTCTGAAGGCCGACATTCTGTCAGCAGATCTGGAGCCGGGTCGGAAACTGCAGCTCAAGTTCCTGATCGAGCGTTATGAAACCGGGCAGACGCCGCTTCGCGAAGCGCTGAACCGGCTGGCAAGCGAGGAGCTTGTCATCGGGCGAGAGCAGCGCGGCTTCTTCGTCAAGCCGATCAGCCTTGAGGAGTTGAGCGAATTGACGAAGACGCGCTGCTGGGTGGAGACCATCGCCCTGCAGCAGTCGATCGCCAACGCCACCGTGGAATGGGAAGAAGCTCTGCTGATTGCCCATCACAGGCTGGAGCGAACGCCACGTTCGCTCAATCCGGAGCAGTTCCAGGACAATCCGGAATGGGAGCGCCTGCATCGGCGCTTTCATGCAACTTTGATCGGAAACTGCGATTCGAGACCGCTGCTGGCCTTTTGCAGCCAGCTTGCCGATCGGCTTTATCGCTATCGGGCGCTGTCGATTCGCAAGGCCTTCCGCGTGCGCAAGGTGACAAGCGAGCACAAGGACATGCTGACGGCAACAATCGAGCACCGGACGGCCGACGCCGTTGCAATGCTTCAGCGTCATTACCAGCGAACCGCTGAAATCATCCAGTCCGATCTCGCCCAAAAGGATGGCTTGCAGGATTGAGGCTTTGGCGGATCGTTTGAGTTCTCTCTAATAGCGGCCCGCGAAAGCAGCGCAGCGGCAAGCCTGCATTCCCCCTCTCAGTCTCCGTTCCAAACGGCTGGGCGATCAAGACGAGAAACAAAGTCAACGGTGTGATGTTCACCTGAGGGAGACGTCAACACCGAAGCCAGTTGGTGAGGGCAAAAGTCAATTGTTATGAATTGGCCAAAGCGGGAATTGATTAGCCCGAGGGTTGCAGCGGCGTTCTGGTCGCGACTGCTGGGCTCGAAGACGATGTACTGCACAGCCTTCGAGCCGATCCATCCGAAAGAGATGCAAAGCCATTGCGGTCATTGGCAATCTTCAACGTTTGACCGTCCGGCAGGCTGTGCAGGTCGATATGGTCTTTCGAGACGTCCGCGCCGATGGTTATAGTCGTCATCTCTTCCGATCTCCGTCAAAGCATTTGCAGCAAAAGTTCCATAATTTAGATTATCGTACCTAAACGTTGTAGCGGGTACGCGCTATCATGAACTGCGACTTTTGAAGTGTGGCAGGATGTTGAAGTTAGCCACCTCACCCTTGCTGACCGGCGTCAGATCGAACGCTGGCGGCTGATGAAGATGAGCGCGACGGAGATTGCTGAGCGGCTGGTACGCCATCGATCGACGATTTTCCGACAGATGAAGCGTAACATGTTCCATGACGTGGAGCTGCCTCACCTCAACGGCTACTACTGCTCATACGCTACCGCCGAGCGCGATCGTCATGGAATTGTCGATATGTTTCGCAAGCGCACTTTTTGCGGTTTCGAGGTCGCCGTCGCGCAATGCGCGAAGAAAGACGAGATGTTCCGCGATGACACGGGTCGCATTGTCGGGGGTGACGCGGATACGCGACTGAACGGCCATGCGTATCTTGATAGCCGTCACGCGGTGGACATTGTCCATCAACTTGTTGCCAGTGGCCGCGACAATCGCGCCATGCATGATCCAGTCTAGCCTCTGCACCCGATTGGCGGCGTCAAGCCCTGCCCCTGCCCCCAGTTCGACCGCTGCTTCTTCGTGAAATGCAATCCACGCATCGATCTGGCCCTCGGGCAGGTACTTCGGCGATTGAGGCACCGCAGCAAGTTCGATGATCATGCGTAGCTGATAAGCATCGCGAACGAAGCCAACCTCCAGGCTGGGAACCATGAGCCCGCGCTTCGGCAGCGTCTGCAGCAGCCCCTCCGCTTCCAGCCGTGGTATGGCTTCACGCACCGCACCGAGGGTCATGCCCGTCTTTTCAACAAGCTCGCGCTGGGAGACCACGTGTCCAGGCTTCAGCACGCCTGCATTCAACAGGTCCTCGATCCGGTCGTAGGCCGCCTGGCGAAGGGATGCTGGTGGATCGCCCCTGCTTGCTTCTGGCGCATTCGAATTGAGCACGGCTTTCCTTCTCTTCCAGTGCCTCACGTCCGCTAACATATTACTGACATGTTACCCACTTGTCAGCATCGTTTTTCGCGTTATTCTGTCCTTGTTTTGCGGGGGAGGAGACGGGCCGGAGGTCCGCGCCTGCGAACGCGTCGAAATTGCCGAAGCCCAGGAGGCCGGCTCCGATCGGGAGGATCAGATGACACAGACTTTCACCCGCCGTAACGTTCTTGCGTTAACGGCCGCCGCGGTAACTCTGCCACTCGTTGGACGTTCGGGATATGCGGCGGACAAGCCGCTCCTTCGGCTATCGACGCCGGCCTCGGAGACTGACCAGCGTTCCGTTGCGCTGGCGCAGAAGTTTGCCCCGGCCGTGGCCGACTTCGCGACTTTCGAGCCGCACTGGAATGCCACCCTCTTCAAGCAGGGCACCGAGCTTGAGGCGATTTCCCGTGGCAATCTCGAAATGTCGATTACCTCGGCGCAGGAGCTTGCCGTCTTTTTCCCGGAATTCTCGATCTTCTCCGCCGGTTATGTCCACAAGGATGCAGCCCATCAGGTCAAGGTCTTCAACGATCCTCTGATGGACCCGCTGAAGAAGAAGGTCGAGGACGAACTCGGTGTGAAGCTGTTGACGGTCATGTATCTCGGCCGCCGCCAGCTCAATCTGCGCAAGCCGAAGTCAGACCTCAACGTGATGAAGCCGGAGGACCTGAAGGGTGTGACGCTGCGCATGCCGGGGACCGACGCATGGCAGTTTCTCGGCAAGTCGCTCGGCGCCAATCCGGTGCCGATGGCCTTCACCGAAATCTATACCGGCCTGCAGACCGGCGCCATCGACGCGCAGGACAACCCCTTGCCAACCGTGGTCGATGCCAAGTTCTACGAAGTCACCAAACAGATCTGCCTGACATCCCACCTCGTCGACCTGAACTACCTGGCAATATCCAAGAAGGTGTTTGACGGCTTCTCGGCGGACCAGCAGAAGGCAATCCAGAAGGCTGCCGACGACGCCGCCGAATTTGGCCGGCAGAACCAGTTGAAGAAGGAGGACGATCTGGTCGCCTTCCTCAAGGGCAAGGGCCTCGATGTCTACGAACCGGATCTCAAGGCCTTCCGCGAGCACGTCCAGAAAGCGTTCCTCGCGAGCAGCTTTGCCAAGTCGTGGCCAGCCGGCATGCTCGACAAGATCAACGCCCTCGCTGCGTGAGCGTCTGACAAGACCCTGCGTCCGGAAATTCCGGGCGCAGCCGTATATTCCAATTTGGAGACGACCATGAACCGCTTCGTCCTGAGACTGAGGCAGGTGGCGGAAGCTTTGAGCGCGCTGATGATGACGGCGCTTTTCGCGACCTTTCTACTGCAGATATTTTCCCGCTATGTGATGGACGAGCCCTTCGGCTGGACGCTTGAGCTCTGCCTGATCCTATGGGTCTGGATCGTCTTCTTCGGCGCTGCCTTCATTCTACGGTCTCAAGATCACATTACCTTTGATCTTCTCTATCTCGCGGTCCCGGCAGGTCCACGCCGGGTCATGGCTGCCGTTTCCGCCCTGGTGGTCGCGGGCGCCCTCCTCTGGTCGCTTCTGCCCACCTGGGACTGGGTAAGCTTCCTCAGAATCAAGAAGAGCGCGACGCTGCATATTCCGATGCGCGACATCTACATCGTCTATCCCCTTTTTGTGGTCGCTGTCGCCGCCACCTACCTCTGGCGGATTTGGACATTGCTGCGCCACGGGGTCGAAGAAGACCGGAAAAAGGAGGATGCGGCGTGACGCTTGCCTTTTCGCTCTGCCTCCTGACCATTTTCGTGCTCGCAGCCATCGGCACGCCGGTGGCCTATTCGATCATCGTTGGCTCGATCGTCTATCTCGGCGTCAAAGGTCAGGACGTCGCGATGGCCGGCGAACAGATGATCTCCGGCCTGTTTGACAGTTTCGTCCTGCTGGCGGTTCCGCTCTTCATTGTCGCGGCCAACATCATGAATGCCAGCGCCGTCTCCGACCGGCTGCTGAAATTCTGTGTTGCGACCGTCGGGCGTTTCCGCGGCGGTCTTGGGCACGTGAACGTCGTTTCGGCGATCATTTTTTCGGGCATGTCGGGCTCTGCGGTCGCGGACGCCGCAGGGATCGGCCGTGTCGTCATCGACATGATGCGCAAAAGCGGCCACTATTCCGGCGGCTATGCGGCGGCGCTCACTGCCGCTTCCGCTACGATCGGCCCGATTATCCCGCCGTCCATCCCCATGGTGCTCTATGCACTCGTCTCGAACACCTCGATCGGCTACCTCTTTCTCGGCGGGATCGTCCCCGGCCTTTTGATGGGCGTCGTGCTGATGTTCATGAACGCCTACTACGCCTGGAAGAACGACATCGGACGGGAGGAGCCCGTACCACTTCGCGAAATCCCGAAAGTGACGATGCAAGCCTTTCCAGCGCTTCTCATGCCCGTCATCCTGCTCTACGGCATCTATGGCGGGATCGCGACGCCGACCGAAGCCGCAGCGATTGCGGCGGCCTACGCTCTCTTCATTGCGGTGTTTCTCTATCGCTCTCTTTCGTTCAAATCCTTCTATGAGGTGATGGTCGAGAGCGCCCGTCCGTCCGCTTCCGTTGGCTTGGTCATCGGCGGTGCACTGATCCTCAACTACATCGTCGCGTCCGAAAATATCGGGACGACGATTGCCAAAGCGCTGGTCGACATCCACGTGGCGCCGCTGACCTTCATGTTCGGAGTCAATATTCTCCTGCTGATCCTCGGCTGCATTCTCGATGCCTCGACGATCATTCTGGTCATTCTTCCCCTCTTCATTCCCTCATGCCAACAACTCGGCATCGACCTCATCTATTTCGGGG
This window encodes:
- a CDS encoding TRAP-type C4-dicarboxylate transport system, substrate-binding protein; protein product: MNTRILRSMLTAAVLAVGISPAVAQTTLKVSSFLPPNNAWQKELEAWGAELKEKSKGELNLEIFPAGQLGPPNRQFEMAANKIVDIAIVLHSATPGRFPVTEIAGLPLTFPSAGKTSEIMSKRLTELAPEYLAAEHPNTKILWMAVTPPLKLHTTKKEIKSVDDIKGLRVRYAGTVFKDMLTAFGAAPLPIPPAETVDSLSKGIADGAMFPYEATKSFNIGSVAKHSLEPGLASATFALVMNKATFDGLSKEDQKLIEETTGPDRAATFGKLWDASEAEGRQYMIDNKVEITTLTDDQLAPFKKAVEPIVTKAVSAVDAAGKPGSAFLAAYTK
- a CDS encoding DNA-binding transcriptional regulator, GntR family, with the protein product MYKTAATFSAVTMDHDLIERPAPAPQTQATNIYERLKADILSADLEPGRKLQLKFLIERYETGQTPLREALNRLASEELVIGREQRGFFVKPISLEELSELTKTRCWVETIALQQSIANATVEWEEALLIAHHRLERTPRSLNPEQFQDNPEWERLHRRFHATLIGNCDSRPLLAFCSQLADRLYRYRALSIRKAFRVRKVTSEHKDMLTATIEHRTADAVAMLQRHYQRTAEIIQSDLAQKDGLQD
- a CDS encoding aminocarboxymuconate-semialdehyde decarboxylase codes for the protein MASKQERVSKLSLRGCACGAIDTHCHVVPFDFPAYAGATPPKSLPSMVPADGCHRTVVIDGKNYRTVNDGCWSVERRLEDMERMGVAVQALSPMPELFSYWMDAAQANDLLRHINDTIAAMVEKGKGRFVGLGAVPLQDIDRAIAELRRLVLDCGFCGVEIGSNVNGLAIGHPQFLPFFEEAERLGAAIFVHAVRPAGMDRLVGPPPLQQVLAYPTDIGLAAASCLTSNLLLKLPRLRIAFSHGGGTLASLLPRLREGWKIFPALRDAVEEDPGEQARRFWYDALVYNEPTLRHLADVFGEDRLMIGTDYPFNFHERAPLARLEAAFDSLERQEKIASRNAAAFLNLAEVSNV
- a CDS encoding tripartite ATP-independent transporter solute receptor, DctP family, translated to MTQTFTRRNVLALTAAAVTLPLVGRSGYAADKPLLRLSTPASETDQRSVALAQKFAPAVADFATFEPHWNATLFKQGTELEAISRGNLEMSITSAQELAVFFPEFSIFSAGYVHKDAAHQVKVFNDPLMDPLKKKVEDELGVKLLTVMYLGRRQLNLRKPKSDLNVMKPEDLKGVTLRMPGTDAWQFLGKSLGANPVPMAFTEIYTGLQTGAIDAQDNPLPTVVDAKFYEVTKQICLTSHLVDLNYLAISKKVFDGFSADQQKAIQKAADDAAEFGRQNQLKKEDDLVAFLKGKGLDVYEPDLKAFREHVQKAFLASSFAKSWPAGMLDKINALAA
- a CDS encoding catechol 2,3-dioxygenase, encoding MSDFPITALRSVEISTPDIETSVAFYTKVWGLEIAARQNDKVFLSASGDDFHVLELKPGPEAALRKITFRVRSESDLDRLERDLVANGATLLKTMGLADAPSGGQRIVIREPQGSTIEFVHGDTRKESRLVPNRPLRLAHVNINSAAIEDLSSFYQKALGFQLTDRSKMMAFLRCNDDHHAVVLAEAPVNGLNHIAFLLPDLESVMRGSGDVKDAGYPIGWGVGRHGPGDNVFAYFVDPSGVVVEYTAEVLQVDDTYRVGGPADWVWRPGRTDHWGIAPPKSEECKKAQVSVPFFAG
- a CDS encoding TRAP-type C4-dicarboxylate transport system, small permease component encodes the protein MQKSPAIVRLLERYFLLLLIIAILSLVVMMGITVANVFMRYMFNAPIVGAYDLVEICLTISVYLALPAVIFEGQPVVIDLIDGLVSPRAVKVMKMIANTAGIVILCFIFWAMLKPAHDAYIYGDVKPEFGFPVWIVWSFALFGVLNSILSAAAAVIWPDATASSQAGQDSVL
- a CDS encoding 2-keto-4-pentenoate hydratase/2-oxohepta-3-ene-1,7-dioic acid hydratase (catechol pathway); this encodes MKLATVAVDGRTTWGVVENDTFFDVGAALTSRYADLKAAVAANLAGVAEAKGAAASLPVSALTWLPVIPNPDKILCVGLNYEEHRRETGRSVVENPTIFARFFNSQTGHLAPIVKPKVSGDLDYEGELAIIIGKPGRYISREDALSYVAAYSIYNDGSIRDYQRHTHQFTPGKNFPDTGAFGPWMMTPDELGPLEQLRIQTRLNGQVVQDATFDMMIFDVARIIEYCSQFTRLEPGDVIATGTPGGVGAKRNPPLWMRPGDTVEVEIEKLGILRNPISEER
- a CDS encoding Tripartite ATP-independent transporter, DctQ component, with the protein product MNRFVLRLRQVAEALSALMMTALFATFLLQIFSRYVMDEPFGWTLELCLILWVWIVFFGAAFILRSQDHITFDLLYLAVPAGPRRVMAAVSALVVAGALLWSLLPTWDWVSFLRIKKSATLHIPMRDIYIVYPLFVVAVAATYLWRIWTLLRHGVEEDRKKEDAA
- a CDS encoding 3-(3-hydroxy-phenyl)propionate hydroxylase — translated: MQDQTISASEFDVLVVGFGPAGAIAAGMLGRLGHRTLVIDKLTGIYDKPRAIALDHEILRHFDNMGIAEAVMPHIAPFTASEHFGADGQLIRRIDMVPAPYPLGYTPSMVFTQPPVEAIMRRHAESFDNVTVELGVEMMDIRQLDDKIIAELKNADGSTRKVSARYAIGCDGASSRVRDFAGIRLEDLIFDEPWLVVDVQVHESGLEKLPKNSAQFCNPARPTSFVIGPKNHRRWEIMLLPGENPREMENPENVWKLLSPWLTPQDGDLWRAASYRFHALVADKWRNGRIFIAGDAAHQQPPFIGQGMCQGLRDVTNLIWKLDRVMRGRSPGSLLDTYGRERKRHVEELTGRIKAIGETICILDPEAAAARDARILAEGGGTPPTYTRQEIVPPLREGVLAAEDVPARGTLFPQPAIAVNGSGKLLDKVAGTGWRLILDGRSKEIDAGGDAALHDKIGLTVTKIHPAGNGSGDGLEEKDSVMADWFDRHGVSAVLVRPDHYVFGAARNTADLKLRLAELANSL
- a CDS encoding DNA-binding transcriptional regulator, GntR family, encoding MLNSNAPEASRGDPPASLRQAAYDRIEDLLNAGVLKPGHVVSQRELVEKTGMTLGAVREAIPRLEAEGLLQTLPKRGLMVPSLEVGFVRDAYQLRMIIELAAVPQSPKYLPEGQIDAWIAFHEEAAVELGAGAGLDAANRVQRLDWIMHGAIVAATGNKLMDNVHRVTAIKIRMAVQSRIRVTPDNATRVIAEHLVFLRALRDGDLETAKSALAKHIDNSMTIALGGSV
- a CDS encoding TRAP transporter, DctM subunit; protein product: MTLAFSLCLLTIFVLAAIGTPVAYSIIVGSIVYLGVKGQDVAMAGEQMISGLFDSFVLLAVPLFIVAANIMNASAVSDRLLKFCVATVGRFRGGLGHVNVVSAIIFSGMSGSAVADAAGIGRVVIDMMRKSGHYSGGYAAALTAASATIGPIIPPSIPMVLYALVSNTSIGYLFLGGIVPGLLMGVVLMFMNAYYAWKNDIGREEPVPLREIPKVTMQAFPALLMPVILLYGIYGGIATPTEAAAIAAAYALFIAVFLYRSLSFKSFYEVMVESARPSASVGLVIGGALILNYIVASENIGTTIAKALVDIHVAPLTFMFGVNILLLILGCILDASTIILVILPLFIPSCQQLGIDLIYFGVVAVVNTMIGLITPPYGILLFVINAITRIPLAEIIREIWVFIAALVFALVVMILFPELTLWLPKLFGYAG